In the genome of Sinobacterium caligoides, one region contains:
- a CDS encoding sodium-dependent transporter, whose translation MAANNNTQQWSSRWGFMLAAIGSAVGLANIWRFPYAVGEGGGGAFVLVYLLAVLTLALPLLIAEFMVGRRGQASPPRSIAAVAKESSGSSRWVLMGYGGSIAALLILAFYGVVGGWTITYVIKMSSGSLSGLSGEQLGGVFDQVNGDPWMLLLAYSVFIAVTVFISSKGIQSGVERTTKVLMPALFVMLLAMVVYAAIYGDFAAALRFLFTPDFSQITSSVVLDAFGQAFFSVSVGYTNLMAYGAYLKRDVNIPRSCAVIVTADTLVALLAGLAIFPIIFAYNLEPSGGPGLVFMTLPIAFGEIAGGAILGSLFFVLLAFAALTSALSMLEAPVAWVCDLFHWSRRRAVFIMGGVVWVLGLLCVFSFNLLSSTYPLGMFDYFAGKTFFDLFDFITTRIAAPLIGSCIALFVGWVVTKKICAEELAMKETGILFMLWLYAVRFLVPLVLAALCYSLLTA comes from the coding sequence ATGGCAGCAAATAATAATACGCAACAGTGGTCATCTCGCTGGGGCTTCATGTTGGCCGCGATTGGCTCGGCGGTCGGACTAGCAAATATTTGGCGTTTTCCTTATGCGGTGGGTGAGGGCGGTGGTGGGGCCTTTGTTTTAGTGTATCTGCTGGCGGTGCTGACGCTGGCGCTACCGTTATTAATTGCCGAGTTTATGGTTGGTCGCCGGGGGCAGGCAAGTCCGCCTCGGTCGATCGCAGCAGTAGCAAAAGAGTCCTCGGGTAGCTCGCGGTGGGTGTTGATGGGCTATGGCGGAAGTATTGCTGCGTTGTTAATACTGGCCTTCTATGGTGTCGTAGGGGGGTGGACGATCACCTACGTCATCAAGATGAGCAGTGGCAGCCTGAGTGGCTTATCTGGTGAGCAGCTTGGTGGAGTATTTGATCAAGTGAACGGCGACCCTTGGATGCTGTTGTTAGCGTACTCGGTATTTATCGCTGTAACGGTTTTTATTTCCTCGAAAGGTATTCAGTCAGGGGTTGAGCGCACGACTAAAGTGCTCATGCCTGCGTTGTTTGTGATGTTGCTAGCGATGGTGGTCTATGCCGCCATCTATGGTGATTTCGCTGCGGCTTTACGCTTTCTGTTTACCCCTGACTTCTCGCAAATAACCTCATCGGTCGTGTTAGATGCATTCGGGCAAGCCTTTTTCTCCGTCAGTGTCGGTTATACAAACTTGATGGCCTATGGTGCCTATCTAAAGCGTGACGTGAACATTCCCCGTTCATGTGCGGTGATTGTGACGGCTGATACGTTGGTCGCGTTGTTGGCGGGCCTGGCGATATTCCCGATTATATTCGCCTATAATCTCGAGCCTAGTGGTGGCCCTGGTCTTGTCTTCATGACGTTGCCTATCGCCTTCGGTGAGATCGCCGGCGGAGCGATATTGGGTAGTCTGTTCTTCGTGCTACTGGCGTTTGCTGCCCTCACTTCGGCGCTGAGTATGTTGGAGGCACCGGTTGCATGGGTCTGTGATTTATTCCACTGGTCGCGTCGTCGGGCAGTGTTTATTATGGGCGGGGTCGTGTGGGTGCTTGGCTTGCTCTGCGTGTTCTCATTTAATTTACTGTCGAGTACCTATCCGCTGGGCATGTTCGATTACTTTGCTGGGAAAACATTCTTCGACTTGTTTGATTTTATAACCACGCGCATCGCGGCCCCACTGATCGGTAGCTGTATTGCCCTGTTTGTCGGTTGGGTGGTCACGAAGAAAATCTGCGCTGAAGAACTTGCAATGAAGGAAACAGGCATACTATTTATGCTCTGGCTCTATGCGGTGCGCTTTTTGGTGCCGCTGGTATTGGCTGCTCTTTGTTATAGCCTATTGACCGCTTAG
- the kynU gene encoding kynureninase yields the protein MMNEYSRAACEQLDLEDSLSEFRDEFAIPEGMIYLDGNSLGVRPKAALARAVEVVEEEWGVGLIKSWNQADWFSLPQRLGNKLAKLIGADDDEVVVTDSTGLNLYKVLAAALTQRTERKVIVMNGSNFPTDNYMAQGLLAQLGDGYEIRFAEHDDMEAAITEDVAAVCLTHVHYKTGRIFDMAAITAKTHEVGALSIWDLCHSAGALDVDLNGCNVDFAVGCTYKYLNGGPGSPGFIFTAKCHQGKALQPLTGWWGHADPFAFERDYRPAPGINQMLSGTQPILSLAVAEVGLDIFLRADVAAVRAKSKKLTELFIRLMTQRCSQYGFTLVSPEDAECRGSQVSFSHTHGYPVMQALISRDVVGDFRAPDNVRFGFTPLYTSYVDVWDAVDRLVDIMEKELWRDSEFNQRGAVT from the coding sequence ATGATGAATGAATACAGCCGTGCCGCCTGTGAACAGCTAGATTTAGAGGACTCGCTAAGTGAGTTTCGCGATGAGTTCGCCATTCCAGAGGGAATGATTTATCTCGATGGAAACTCGCTGGGAGTGCGCCCGAAAGCCGCCCTCGCGCGTGCTGTGGAGGTGGTTGAAGAGGAGTGGGGCGTTGGTTTAATCAAGAGTTGGAATCAGGCCGATTGGTTTAGTTTGCCGCAGCGGCTAGGTAATAAGTTAGCAAAGTTGATTGGTGCTGACGACGATGAGGTGGTGGTCACCGACTCGACCGGCCTTAACCTCTACAAGGTGCTAGCGGCGGCGTTAACTCAGCGTACCGAGCGCAAGGTTATTGTAATGAACGGTAGCAATTTCCCTACCGATAACTATATGGCGCAGGGCTTATTGGCGCAGTTGGGCGACGGTTATGAGATTCGCTTTGCCGAGCATGATGATATGGAGGCGGCGATTACCGAAGATGTTGCCGCAGTCTGCCTGACTCACGTGCACTATAAGACCGGGCGTATTTTTGATATGGCGGCTATTACCGCCAAGACACATGAGGTGGGTGCGCTGTCGATCTGGGACTTGTGTCACAGTGCCGGTGCGTTAGACGTAGATCTCAACGGCTGTAACGTCGACTTTGCTGTTGGTTGCACCTATAAGTACCTCAATGGCGGTCCCGGTAGTCCCGGCTTTATCTTTACTGCCAAGTGCCATCAGGGTAAAGCGTTACAACCGCTGACCGGGTGGTGGGGGCATGCCGACCCGTTCGCCTTCGAGCGAGACTATCGTCCGGCGCCCGGCATCAATCAAATGCTCAGCGGCACACAGCCTATTCTCAGCTTGGCCGTTGCAGAGGTGGGGCTGGATATTTTCCTCAGGGCGGATGTTGCGGCGGTAAGAGCGAAGTCGAAAAAACTCACCGAGCTATTTATTAGGTTAATGACGCAGCGTTGTAGTCAGTATGGCTTTACTCTGGTCAGCCCGGAAGATGCCGAGTGCCGCGGCAGCCAAGTCTCGTTTAGCCATACGCATGGCTACCCGGTGATGCAAGCGCTGATTAGTCGTGATGTCGTCGGCGACTTTAGAGCACCAGACAATGTTCGTTTTGGCTTTACACCGCTTTACACTAGCTATGTCGATGTCTGGGACGCCGTCGATCGCCTCGTGGATATTATGGAAAAAGAGCTGTGGCGTGACAGTGAGTTTAACCAGCGTGGAGCGGTCACTTAA